From a region of the Gossypium raimondii isolate GPD5lz chromosome 10, ASM2569854v1, whole genome shotgun sequence genome:
- the LOC105777619 gene encoding dihydroxy-acid dehydratase, chloroplastic-like: MQATILTLRTTVIPTNKPLTPPPNRRRCLLITAQSQAAVTPDPPSPPTVKLNKYSSRVTEPKSQGGSQAMLYGVGLSEDDMSKPQVGISSVWYEGNPCNMHLLKLSDKVKRGVEDAGMVGFRFNAVGVSDAISMGTRGMSFSLQSRDLIADSIETVMGASGMMAISLFPVVIKICQVHFIAMGRLNRPSLMVYGGTIKPGHFQGNTYDIVSAFQCYGEYVSGSISDEQRMNVVRNSCPGAGACGGMYTANTMASAIEAMGMSLPYRSVGLELTLDDFQKVSDEVPFLADLKPSGKYVMEDMHKIGGTPAVIRYLLEFGYLDGDCMTVTGRTMAENAKSYTCLPEGQTGVNPIKKTGHIQILRGNLAPEGSVAKITGKEGLHFSGPALVFEGEEAMLAAISENPMSFKGKVVVIRGEGPKGGPGMPEMLTPTSAITGAGLGKDVALLTDGRFSGGSHGFVVGHVCPEAQEGGPIGLIQNGDAISIDVQKRAINVQLTDDELNERRKTWTPPPYKANRGTLHKYIKNVQSASMGCVTDE, from the exons ATGCAAGCCACTATTCTAACCTTACGCACCACTGTAATCCCCACGAATAAACCACTGACCCCTCCTCCAAACCGCCGCCGATGTCTTCTTATAACGGCACAATCCCAAGCAGCCGTAACACCCGACCCTCCCTCTCCACCCACAGTAAAACTCAACAAATATAGCTCAAGAGTAACGGAACCGAAGTCACAAGGCGGGTCCCAGGCGATGCTATACGGGGTAGGATTATCAGAAGACGACATGTCGAAACCCCAAGTGGGAATTTCGTCGGTGTGGTACGAGGGGAACCCGTGCAACATGCATTTGTTGAAGCTGTCGGACAAGGTGAAACGGGGTGTTGAGGACGCTGGGATGGTTGGGTTTAGATTCAATGCGGTCGGAGTAAGCGATGCGATTTCGATGGGGACGAGGGGAATGAGCTTCAGTTTGCAGTCAAGGGATCTGATTGCTGATAGTATTGAAACGGTTATGGGTGCTAGTGGTATGATGGCAATATCTCTATTCCCGGTTGTGATAAAAAT ATGCCAGGTACACTTTATTGCAATGGGGAGGCTCAATCGGCCAAGTCTTATGGTTTATGGTGGAACTATCAag CCTGGTCATTTTCAAGGCAATACATATGATATAGTATCTGCCTTCCAG TGTTATGGAGAGTATGTTAGTGGATCAATAAGTGATGAGCAGAGAATGAATGTTGTCCGTAACTCATGCCCTGGAGCTGGGGCCTGTGGGGGAATGTATACTGCAAATACAATGGCTTCAGCAATTGAAGCTATGGGAATGTCTCTTCCTTACAG GTCTGTTGGTCTTGAGTTGACTCTTGATGATTTTCAGAAGGTTAGTGATGAAGTTCCATTTCTGGCTGATCTGAAGCCCAGTGGGAAATATGTCATGGAAGATATGCATAAG ATTGGAGGAACACCTGCTGTTATTCGTTATCTTTTGGAGTTTGGGTATCTAGATGGGGATTGCATGACTG TGACTGGGAGGACGATGGCAGAAAATGCAAAAAGTTATACTTGTTTACCCGAAGGGCAG ACCGGTGTCAATCCTATCAAGAAAACGGGGCACATCCAAATATTAAGAGGGAATCTTGCACCAGAGGGTTCTGTAGCAAAAATTACAGGAAAAGAAGGACTACATTTCTCTG GTCCTGCACTTGTCTTTGAAGGAGAGGAAGCTATGCTAGCTGCTATCTCAGAGAATCCTATGAGTTTTAAG GGAAAAGTAGTGGTCATTAGAGGGGAGGGACCCAAGGGGGGCCCAGGCATGCCTGAAATGTTGACACCAACTAGTGCAATAACGGGAGCAGGGCTTGGAAAG GATGTTGCATTGCTCACTGATGGTAGATTTTCCGGAGGTTCACATGGATTCGTTGTAGGCCATGTTTGCCCTGAAGCACAG GAGGGTGGCCCCATTGGTCTAATCCAGAATGGGGACGCCATCAGCATTGATGTTCAGAAGAGGGCCATTAATGTTCAGTTGACGGATGATGAACTAAATGAGCGAAGAAAGACATGGACTCCACCTCCTTACAAGGCTAACAGAGGAACTTTGCATAAG TACATCAAGAATGTGCAATCGGCTTCCATGGGATGTGTTACAGACGAATAA